The stretch of DNA CTCGCCAGTGCGGATTCGCACGACCTCATCCAGCGACGAGACAAAAATCTTCCCGTCGCCGATCTTGCCCGTCCTCGCGTTTTCCGCGATCGCCTTTACCAGCGGCTCGACCATCTCCTCAACCACGACGACGCTGATCAGTACCTTAGGCAGGAAGTCCACGACATATTCCGTCCCCCGGTACATCTCCGTATGCCCCTTTTGCCGGCCAAAACCTTTGACTTCGAACACGGTCAATCCGGTGATCCCCAGCGCGGTGATGCTCGCCTTCACCTCATCGAGCTTTGAAGGCTTGATCACGGCCTCGATTCGTTTCATCTGGCTCTCCTCTTTTGCAACCGTTTTATATCTTGGGTGGCGGGCCCGGCACTTCCTGCATCCGCGCGGTTGTGCCGCCGTCGTATTCGAGGTGCAGTGCGCGCACGACCATCCCGTGCATCCGCCACGTCGCGATTACAAAGATGAGCTCCATGATCTGCGCGTCGCTCAGATGTCGTTTCAGCGCGGCGAAGGTCGCATCTTCGATCAGGTTGCGGCCCACCAGCTCATCCGTCACCGCCATCACCGCCCGTTCGACCGGCTCGAATTTGTCCGAGGTTGCCCAACCCTTGATCGCCTTGAGCTTGTCTTCTGCCAACCCGACCATCCGCGCGACCTTCAGATGCTGCGAGTACTCGAACTTCGAGTCGCCAACGATCCCCGTCCGCAGGATGGCGAGTTCCCGATATTCGGGCTTCAAGGCCCGTCCCGGTTGCAGCAGGGCGAACAATGAGGCGTGCGACATTTTCAGAATGTCCGGGACCAGCGCATAGGTGGTCCAATAGTCGCCGGGCGTGCCGGTCGCCGTGCCGGGCTCGGCTACCGGATCGCGTTCGCCAAAGAATTGACGGTAGATTTCACGGACCTCAGGTGAGGCCTCCGCGAGACTGACCGGTCGCAAACGATCGCCCATCGTCTAAACTCCCGCGAACCCGCCGACTCTAATCGACCGTGCGGCCTGCTCACCCCGCGGCGATCGCCCCGCACGTCCGTAGCGCTGCGAGATCGCTCGCACTGAAACCCCAATCGCGCAGCGCCTCCTCGGTATGCTCCCCGGCGCGCGCCGGCGGACGCTGGATCGCGCCTGGCGTTCGGCTGAAGCGCGGCGCCGGCGCCGGTTGCACGACCCCGTCGGGCTCGACGAAGGTCCCGCGCTCGCGATTATGCGGATGCTGCGGCGCCTCAGCCATGCTCAGCACTGGCGCGAAGCAGATGTCGCTCCCCTCCATGATTTTGCACCACTCGTCGCGCGTCTTGGTGCGGAACAGCGCGGCGACCCGCTCCTTCATTTTCGGCCACGACTTACGCTCGTTTTGCGGCGCCAACTCTTCTTTCTTCAAGCCGGAAAGCCGCAGCAGCTCGTCATAAAATTTCACTTCGATCGATCCGATCGAAACGTATTTGCCGTCACTGGTTTCGTAAACGTCGTAATAATGCGAGCCGGTGTCGAGCACATTGGCGCCGCGCTCATCGGTCCAGAAGCCCGACCCGTGCATCCCATAGATCGCCGACATCAGCGACGCCGCACCGTCAACCATCGCCGCGTCGATCACCTGCCCCTTGCCGGATTTTTGCGCCTCGAGCAGTCCGGCCACCACGCCGAAAGCCAGGTAAAGCGCGCCGCCGCCAAAGTCTCCCACGAGGTTAAGCGGCGGCACCGGCGCCTGACCGCGCCGCCCGATCGTGTTCAGCGCTCCTGAGAGCGCGATGTAGTTGATATCGTGGCCCGCCGCCGCGGCCAGCGGACCGTCCTGGCCCCAGCCGGTCATCCGCCCAAAGACCAGACGCGGATTGCGCGCGAGGCAGAGGTCGGGACCCAGGCCCAGCCGCTCCATCACGCCCGGACGAAACCCCTCGATAAGGGCGTCAGCCTGCTCGATCAACCGCAAAATCGCTGCTGTTGCTTCCGGCCGTTTCAGATCGAGCGCGACCGACCGCCGCCCGCGATTAAGCACGCTGAACTTCGTGGGCAGGCTGATGCCGAGGCCCGCGTCGGCCAAACGATCGATTCGCAGAACGTCGGCGCCGAGGTCCGACAGCAGCATCGCGCACATCGGCGCGGGTCCGATGCCGGCGAGCTCGATCACCTTGTAACCTGTCAGCGGTCCCATACGTCACCTCGGCTGGATGGAGTGATTTTCGGCTCCCAACCTTAGCATAAGCCCAGATCGGTAAAAGGGTCCGTGTGGCCAAGTGCGAGGGCGCTGAAGATGGTTACATTCCAGCGCCAATTTGCAAAAATATCTTCTACTTATGCCTGACGCGGCCGAGTGGCTCTCAAAACTCAGACAGGATACGACGGCCGCGAACCAAGCGGCGGGCGCCGCGGCGCGCTGCCTGGAATTCGATCCGCGAATTTTCCGCGATTGCTTCGACCGCGAGCCCTTCGCTGTGCATCACCACCTCGCGGGCAATGCGCTCTTTACGCTCGAGCGCCTGGCCGCGCTCGCACGTTTTATCGAGGCGCAACCCAATCAGGTCTACGCGGATGCGGGTGTCGCCGACCTCAATCAGCGCTGGGATGAATCAGCGCACCCAGCCACGAGTCTGGCCCAGACCGTCGAGCAGATCGTCGGCAACGACACCTGGATTATCCTGCGGCCGCTCGAACTCGATCGCGAATATCGGCTCCTGCTCAATCGATGCCTCGATGAGTTACGGGCGGGTATCGGTGGCGATTGGGGCCGGCCCGTATGGCGTGAAAACTCGATCGTCTTTCTCACTTCGCCGCGCCGCCTCAGCACCTACCATATCGATCGCGAGTGCAATTTCATCTTGCAGTTGCAGGGCGAAAAGACGCTTTACGTCTTCGACCGCAACGATCGCGAAGTGCTGCCCGAGACCGAGCTCGAGCGCTACTGGGCAGTGGACTCGAACGCCGCGCGCTACAAGCCGCAGTATCAGGATCGCGCGCGCGTCTTTCGCCTGCGCCCCGGCGACGGCGTGCACGTTCCGGTAAATTGTCCGCACTGGGTGCAGAATGACGACAACGTCTCGATCACGCTCAGCATCAATTTCCAGTTCCACGACAGCGATCGCGCCAACAAGTACCGCGCCAATTACTATTTACGCAAGCTTGGAATCAATCCGGCGCCGCCCGGCCGCTATCCGCGTCGCGACGCCGTCAAGGCCTTCGCCTATCGCGCCACGATGGCGCTGCGCAGCCGGGTCCGGCGCGACCGGCAGACCACTCCCGCAGGCTACGGCGGCTAAGCGCCGCCTCACTGCGTCGGTTTTGCCGCGTCGGATTCCGCCGCGTCGCGCTTGTAGACGATCGCGACGCCGTTGACGTAACGCCCCTGATGACCTAACTCGCCGACCTCGGGCGTATGCTCGCGCGCGCGCACGTTGACCCCGGAATCGGGTCCCACATCCTGCCCTTGCTCATTGGAGGCGCCCGGCAGGGGTTTGCCGCGCTTCTGCCGCTGGTCTTCGAGAATTACGAAAGCGTCGGCGCCGGTCTCACACGCCTTGCGGCGCACCAGCGCCGCGACTTCGCTCTCGTCGGCGTTGATGTCGTCGGCCACTTCCACGATCGCGACCTCCTGGTAATCGACGTTTGGCGCCGCCGAATAGATCGGGATCGCGCAGTCCGCGGGTAAGGCGGCGCGGGTCTGCGGCGCCAGCCAGCTAATCGTGGACTCCGGCGGATCCTTCTGCGGCGCGCAAGCCGAAAGCATCGCGAGCCCCGCTCCGAGCAGCATCCGGGCCCAGGCTCTACGACTGAGTTCACAGATCATCGTGGCATCTCCAGGAACAACTCCGCGCTGCTGCTACTCAATTCGGCTCGACGCGTTTGAGGCTGAAGACTCCCTGCTCGACCAGCATTCCGCCTTGATAGCACGAATAATCGCCTTCACCGTCGTTGCCGTAAAATGCCTCCAGACTGTAGAGACACCACGAGCCGTCCTGCAGGGAGACGCGAATCCCGCGCGCATCGACGTTTCCGCTGACCCACCCCCGGGTCATCTGGTTGCGGCAGTTGGCGTTGCCCGCCGCGCATTGATACGTGCCGGAGATCTGATCGCCTTTCTCCTGGACATCGAAGCCGATCTTAACGCGACGATTGTCGCCGCTGATCGTCTCTCCGGCAAACCGGCCCTTGAAGTCGTCCAACGGCCGCGCCCCGACGGGGTCCTGCGTCTGCGCCCGCCGGGCATTCGCACATCCAGTGAGCAACGCGGCGCTCACGAGGCCGAGCAAAAGGCATCTCGCGGCAATCGCTTTCCGAAAACTCATGCTCTAATCTTATACCCCGAACGCATGGCTGACAGCGTTAAACGCGATGCTGCATATATGATCGGGCGGTTGTGAAAACGATAGCCTGTGGAGCACGACGGCGGTGTTCGATCGTACCTCAATCATAATTCTCGCGATCGTGATCGTGGCGGCGATTCTCGTGCGCAACTCCATTCTGCGCATTGGCGAAAAGGCGGCGCGCGACGCGCGTTCACGCAAGCGCCCATCCAACGGCAGGAAATCATCGTGAATTTTGGCCTGCTGATGGCGTTTCGCAACCCTCCACCCGGGGTTCCCTTCACCGAGATCTATCGCAAGCATCTTGAACTGGCCGAGGAAGCCGAGGCGCTGGGTTACGATACGCTGTGGCTGACCGAGCATCATTTTGTCGATGACGGTTACTCGCCGTCGCTGCTGCCGATCGCCGCCGCGCTCGCCGCGCGCACCAAAAAGATCCGCATCGGCACCTTCGTTATACTGTTGCCGCTGCACAACCCGATTCGCGTGGCCGAGGACGCGGCGACCGCCGATGTCATCTCCAATGGCCGGATTGATCTGGGCTTCGGCCAGGGCTATCGCGTCCCCGAGTTCAGCGGCTTCAATATCTCGCGCAAAGAACGCGGCGCGCGCCTCGAGGAGAACACCGAGATCGTCCGCCGTCTGTTCACCGAGCAGAACCTCTCCTTCCAGGGCCGCTTCAACCGGATCAGCGGGGCGACCCTGATGCCGCCGGCGGTGCAGCGCCCTCATCCGCCGATCTGGCTCGCGGCGCGCGGCCCCAAATCGATCGCGCGGGCCGCGCGCAACGGCTATCATCTGATGGGCACCGGCGGCGTCGATCAGCAGCAGACCTACGACGCCGCCCTGCGCGAGTCGGGCCGCGATCCTGCCGATTTCAACATCGCGCAACTGCGCACCGTCTTCGTCGCGCCGCGGCGCGCCGCCGCGTGGGACGCCGCCGAAGCCGGCGCCCACTACATCATGAGCTGCTACGGCAAGTGGTTCGCCGAGGCCAACGACCTGCCCGGCGATTCGGCTTACAGCGCCGACCTTCCGCCGGTCGGCAAGCTGCGCGATAGCGAAACTGCGGCGCTGTTCGGCGAACCTCTCATCATCGGCACACCCGCCGAAGCAATCGCGATGATCGAGGATTATCAGGCGCGCACCCGCATGACTCACCTCGTGATGGCGATGGTCTTGCCCAAGACCGACTTCAAGAAAATCACCGCAAGCCTGCGGCTCTTCGCCAAGGAAGTAATGCCGCATTTCCGGCGCAAGGCGCGCGCCAAAACCCGCCGGGCTCATGCGCGCTAGCCCTAGCGGAGTCGAGCGCAGCGAGGAGGCGAGTTGTTACTTTGGCCGCGCCTCGCAGACTCGGCCGCCCCCCGGAGCCGCGTCAGGATTCTCAGTTTGGCAGGCGGCGATCGCGCTAATCTTGACGATCGCCTGCGGCTGTTCCACCGACAATTCTGCCGACCATTTTTCCTACGTACCGCCACAAACCGAGCAGGAGAAGGAGATCAAGGCGACCGACGTCGCGCTCGATCGCGACCGCATCATGGTTCAGAGCGGTAACCTCGCGCTGCCTTATCAGCAACTCGGGCCGCTCGCCTATACCGAGCCGTTCTCGCCCCGCGCCATCGACGAAGACCATATCGACGACCGCCTGCGGACCATGGCGATTGCGAAGTGGGGCAACGACGTCGACGCGATCGTCGGCGTCAAGACCGCGCTCAGCCGCGATGCGCGTGAGGTCAACGTCAGCGCCGAAGTCGTCAAGGTCACTGGCGACTGTTCCTTTTGCCGCCACGCCGGCGGCTACGCTCAAGGCAAGTAGCAAATTAAAGAGACGCACGCGAAACTTTCGAATGGATGATTCGGCGGGTAGCGCGACAACGGAGCGCGGAGCCTCCGGCCGGTGAAAAACGCGACAACGGAGCGCGGATTCGTCGGACGCTGAAAAAAACACCGGGAGCGCGACGCGCCCCCGGTGCGGTTCAGCCTGCTATGTCACGTTCAGATGTTCAGTCAGATCACTCTAACGATGCAGCGTCTCGAGGTGGTTGATGTCGTATAGATGCGCCACCTCGGTGCCCGTCACATTCGGGAAGCCCCCCGGCACCTCCCAGATCGTTCCGCGATTATTCTGCACGTCCAGCACCTGCACTGATTGGAACTCGGTGGAGAAAACGCCGTGATTGATCGCCGCCCACGGCCCCTTGAAACTCTCCGACCATTTCTTCTGGAATTCCCAGATCTTCCAGAGCTTGCCCTTGTGATCGAACGCCACCATCAGCCAGGTATCCCAGTTCTGCGTATCCCACAGTAACAGTACGCTGCTATACGGATGACGCTCCGAGGTTGGGATGCGCTCCATCAGGTAGTAATGACGCAGCGCCCAGCTATCGTTCGGGATGATCCCATTCGGACCGTACATATAGGTGAATTCGTGCTGCGAGTCCTGCACCGCGAGCACATCCTTAATCCCGATATAGTTCCACTTCCACTCCAGCTCGCGGCCCGAGAAGCCATAGAAGTCTTCGATCGTATGGTCGGTGCCGAGCAGTGAGTCCGACTTGACCTCAGCCGAAATCCGGCGCACGCGGCGGAGAGCCGGCAAATAGGCCCAGCCGTCGTCCTCTCGCGTCGGGTCGGCGTACCGGTAGACGATGAAAGCGGTGCCGCGAATATCGAACGGCGTATAGAACCCGGTGAATTCCTTGAATTCGAAGTCCTTCGCCCCCGCCACCGGCAGCGTGTGATCGGGAACCTGCGCCAGATGGCTGAAATAGACGCGCTCATAGAATGCGTTCAGCGTCCGCTGGAAGGTGCCGCCACCGCCGTACATCAGCTTCAACTCTTCCGGCGTCGGCATCGTGTTGGGTGGATAGGGAATTCCGGCACTCCATTCCTTGGGCGGATACTCCCACACCGGGATTTCGTGCGTCCCGCCAAAACGCTCCCAGGTCACCGGCGGAACCGTAAACAGCCCGAAGTTCTGCCAGCGATACTCGAAGTTCCACGCGGCTTTCCACGCTGAGTCCGGATCGCCCGGTTTGAGATCCGCGCTCGCGAACGGCTGTCCGCAGACATAGTTGTCCATCGTGTGGTTCGCCGTCAGCCGCACCTGTGCCTGATATTTCTCGGTGCAATCCAGATAGTCCTTGCGCGGCGTATGGTCCACATAATCCATGATCGGCATCTTGAATTCCGGGAAATTCAATTGCTCGAGATAGCCCGGAAACATGAAGGGTCGAATCCGTTCGAGATCTTTGGCCGTCAGCACGTCGCCGACCTTGAAGTCGGGCTTGGCGTCCTTGTTCTTCTGGAACCACTGGATAAAAGTGTCGCGAGTATAACTGCTGACGTCCTGCGCCTGCGCCGCGGGCCGCGCGACCACCAGCAGACCCAGCGCCACCACCCCCGTGACGGCCGCCCGCCACCAGGCGCCGGCGGCTTTCCGCGGCCGCACGGAATCGTTCATCTTACCCTTCATTTTTCCTCCATCGAGCAGCCCGTTATGCGGGCCGCAAATTGATTACATGTGACTCACCGGCGCGCGTTTGGCCGCCGCCGGCGTGCTAGCTCTGCGCCGCGGCCAACAGCCGTTGCGCCGTTACATCAAGCGCATCCGAAGCGGTGTAGCGCACCGCCGGATCTTCTTCCTGCACCATCGCGATCAAAGTCTCAATCCCGCGCGCTTTGCCGATCCGTCCAATCGACCAGGCGATCTGTGCACGCATCAACGGGTCCGTCGTATGCGGCAGCATCGCGGTCAAAAGTTCCAGCTCCTTCTGTCCGCCGACCAGCCCTAACGCGCGGATGCCGGACATTTGCAGGTTCGGATCCGTCGCGCCGATCGCGGCGATGAGAACCTCGTAACCCCCGGTGAAGCCGATTTGATCCATCACCTGGCCGACGTGCTGGCGACTCACCGTGTCGTCCATGTCATTCATCGTTTGTTTGAGGTAGGCGGCGCCGGCCGGCTCCTGATAGTGAGTGAGGCTAGCCGCCGCGCCGATTCGAACGTCAAGGTCGTCGTCGCTCAGAGCCCGCTTGAGTATCGGGACGACCCGCGGATCATTTGCATAGCCCAAGGCAAGCGCCGCGACCGGCCGCGCATTGCCATTCCTGGAATCGGTGAGAATGCTCTCGATCGGGCCCAGCTCGACGGACTCGCCGAACTTGAGCAGCGAGGTCGCCGCCATCGCCCGCTCGATCGGCGCGGCATCAGAGGTCATGACGCGTCGCAACAGCGGCGCTGCGGCCGGATTACCCAGCTTGCCGAGACCCTGCAGTCCCGCCAACCGCAGGCTCTGATCCGGACCGCCGGCCGCGTCGCTCAAAACCGTAATCGCCGTGGGATCGGTCGCATCGCACATAGCTTCCGCCACGATTCGCCGATCGAACGGGCCGGCGGCAAAATAGAGCTTCTGCAAAACCCCGACCGCATACGCGTCGCCCGCATCGGCTAGCCCATCCGCGGCGGCCATCTTGAGACTCAGATCAGGATTCGCGCGAATCCCTCGCGCAAGCAGATCGACGCCCTGGTAGTTCCCGCCCTTGGCCAGCGCGCTCGCCGCAAAGTAGCGCTCGAACGGATCCTTGTCGCCTAGGCCGCGCTCCAGCACCAGCATCGAGAACTGGCGCAGCGCGCTGAACCCCTTGCTCCCGTCCAGCCGATAGGTTGCTCTAAACTTGGTCGCGGCCGCGGGTAAATCGCCGGCAACGATTAACTCTTTAACCGCAACCATCCGCGAATCCAATTTCAGTAGCGGATCCGGACGCGCCTGCTCGCTTGGTGGGCGGCGCATCGTGCTCGCCAACGCAAGCGCAACGACGCCCAACCCCAGCGTGTAGAGCCACCAGTAGCGTCGCCACGCCTTACCTGATCCGACCGCTCTCGCCATTTGATCGCTACTACTCTTTGACTACCAACCGGCCGCCCGATGATTTGGTTCCCGGAGGGCCGGTCTCTACCTTAGGTGCATTAGAAACGGTACCGAACTCTCGTCCAGAACTCGTCCATCACGTTGCGTTCGGCGCCTCCAGCCTGCTCATGGCCCGCCCCGAAAGCGGTTTCACTGAACGGCTGAAACGGCTTACCTTGCGCGCACGACGGCGTGATTTTACAGAAGGTCGCGAAAGTCGCCAGGTCATGCACATTCGATTTGCCGAGGAAGGCGTCAATCCCGAGCCGCGCTGACCAATGATCGTTAATCAGCCATTCGGTGTCGCCGCCGATAGTGGCGTCGGTGCCTTGCGTACCATACGCGACGAAGAGCAGC from Candidatus Binataceae bacterium encodes:
- a CDS encoding carboxymuconolactone decarboxylase family protein yields the protein MGDRLRPVSLAEASPEVREIYRQFFGERDPVAEPGTATGTPGDYWTTYALVPDILKMSHASLFALLQPGRALKPEYRELAILRTGIVGDSKFEYSQHLKVARMVGLAEDKLKAIKGWATSDKFEPVERAVMAVTDELVGRNLIEDATFAALKRHLSDAQIMELIFVIATWRMHGMVVRALHLEYDGGTTARMQEVPGPPPKI
- a CDS encoding cupin-like domain-containing protein, whose product is MPDAAEWLSKLRQDTTAANQAAGAAARCLEFDPRIFRDCFDREPFAVHHHLAGNALFTLERLAALARFIEAQPNQVYADAGVADLNQRWDESAHPATSLAQTVEQIVGNDTWIILRPLELDREYRLLLNRCLDELRAGIGGDWGRPVWRENSIVFLTSPRRLSTYHIDRECNFILQLQGEKTLYVFDRNDREVLPETELERYWAVDSNAARYKPQYQDRARVFRLRPGDGVHVPVNCPHWVQNDDNVSITLSINFQFHDSDRANKYRANYYLRKLGINPAPPGRYPRRDAVKAFAYRATMALRSRVRRDRQTTPAGYGG
- a CDS encoding CaiB/BaiF CoA-transferase family protein, with protein sequence MGPLTGYKVIELAGIGPAPMCAMLLSDLGADVLRIDRLADAGLGISLPTKFSVLNRGRRSVALDLKRPEATAAILRLIEQADALIEGFRPGVMERLGLGPDLCLARNPRLVFGRMTGWGQDGPLAAAAGHDINYIALSGALNTIGRRGQAPVPPLNLVGDFGGGALYLAFGVVAGLLEAQKSGKGQVIDAAMVDGAASLMSAIYGMHGSGFWTDERGANVLDTGSHYYDVYETSDGKYVSIGSIEVKFYDELLRLSGLKKEELAPQNERKSWPKMKERVAALFRTKTRDEWCKIMEGSDICFAPVLSMAEAPQHPHNRERGTFVEPDGVVQPAPAPRFSRTPGAIQRPPARAGEHTEEALRDWGFSASDLAALRTCGAIAAG
- a CDS encoding P-II family nitrogen regulator, encoding MKRIEAVIKPSKLDEVKASITALGITGLTVFEVKGFGRQKGHTEMYRGTEYVVDFLPKVLISVVVVEEMVEPLVKAIAENARTGKIGDGKIFVSSLDEVVRIRTGE
- a CDS encoding HEAT repeat domain-containing protein; this translates as MARAVGSGKAWRRYWWLYTLGLGVVALALASTMRRPPSEQARPDPLLKLDSRMVAVKELIVAGDLPAAATKFRATYRLDGSKGFSALRQFSMLVLERGLGDKDPFERYFAASALAKGGNYQGVDLLARGIRANPDLSLKMAAADGLADAGDAYAVGVLQKLYFAAGPFDRRIVAEAMCDATDPTAITVLSDAAGGPDQSLRLAGLQGLGKLGNPAAAPLLRRVMTSDAAPIERAMAATSLLKFGESVELGPIESILTDSRNGNARPVAALALGYANDPRVVPILKRALSDDDLDVRIGAAASLTHYQEPAGAAYLKQTMNDMDDTVSRQHVGQVMDQIGFTGGYEVLIAAIGATDPNLQMSGIRALGLVGGQKELELLTAMLPHTTDPLMRAQIAWSIGRIGKARGIETLIAMVQEEDPAVRYTASDALDVTAQRLLAAAQS
- a CDS encoding LLM class flavin-dependent oxidoreductase, which encodes MNFGLLMAFRNPPPGVPFTEIYRKHLELAEEAEALGYDTLWLTEHHFVDDGYSPSLLPIAAALAARTKKIRIGTFVILLPLHNPIRVAEDAATADVISNGRIDLGFGQGYRVPEFSGFNISRKERGARLEENTEIVRRLFTEQNLSFQGRFNRISGATLMPPAVQRPHPPIWLAARGPKSIARAARNGYHLMGTGGVDQQQTYDAALRESGRDPADFNIAQLRTVFVAPRRAAAWDAAEAGAHYIMSCYGKWFAEANDLPGDSAYSADLPPVGKLRDSETAALFGEPLIIGTPAEAIAMIEDYQARTRMTHLVMAMVLPKTDFKKITASLRLFAKEVMPHFRRKARAKTRRAHAR
- a CDS encoding DUF1329 domain-containing protein yields the protein MKGKMNDSVRPRKAAGAWWRAAVTGVVALGLLVVARPAAQAQDVSSYTRDTFIQWFQKNKDAKPDFKVGDVLTAKDLERIRPFMFPGYLEQLNFPEFKMPIMDYVDHTPRKDYLDCTEKYQAQVRLTANHTMDNYVCGQPFASADLKPGDPDSAWKAAWNFEYRWQNFGLFTVPPVTWERFGGTHEIPVWEYPPKEWSAGIPYPPNTMPTPEELKLMYGGGGTFQRTLNAFYERVYFSHLAQVPDHTLPVAGAKDFEFKEFTGFYTPFDIRGTAFIVYRYADPTREDDGWAYLPALRRVRRISAEVKSDSLLGTDHTIEDFYGFSGRELEWKWNYIGIKDVLAVQDSQHEFTYMYGPNGIIPNDSWALRHYYLMERIPTSERHPYSSVLLLWDTQNWDTWLMVAFDHKGKLWKIWEFQKKWSESFKGPWAAINHGVFSTEFQSVQVLDVQNNRGTIWEVPGGFPNVTGTEVAHLYDINHLETLHR